Proteins encoded in a region of the Isoalcanivorax pacificus W11-5 genome:
- a CDS encoding Ig-like domain-containing protein produces the protein MSRMPVPVHHLMTTLILASLIVGCGDDAGQITNPWQPPDSLIFAFPFPDQDEVPVSTPVVLRFSKALDDDVAADIENRVQLRHLPDDSVVTVDYKIVSEGRGLVLRPAAAPLVANSSYQLVLTGDGLGSINPAPFDDFRFHTAGLQSGSRDLVGSGPFAMLSVAPLDQASLLVDNPDAAHPGDMDTLRLVFNRTLDPASVTYGETVSLLDNNDMLVEASLYLQGRYLALDPKNDLGSVEHRLVIDGVRSRENETFPSLERRFTPMQTMPRETAILRVGTLGEEQPDMLSRLTGEPLNSVPVRSFIIGNDSSTDLVGDLAADLAFVPDFPDAVPLRVPAGSVLRGSPVDINIIGEVDSGLESGGVLVTLLTDANGYLIPNPLSSADDAPRYALLNMDVAMTAEGTETNAALSQNLLHIQIAGLAIVEDGVLVLDAVGVAEPEVLGLERASGLLSFRMEAYADQRNAPVPVEDTRPLQLQSWVPGDDFQPNARPGDPIILNFNKPLDPASVLLDGAIQVSIDGAPVAPDLAPMRHDGATVIIDGSQIVHNIDIEITLTSLLRDLQGNPLNQDQTLYLRLADFVLPGGSPANLRSPLIASVYPGYPCALVDAVLTGPQEDWRNGRCDGGQSDDPRYPIPELFVEQSLRVIFNRSIDPGSVNESTFFVERRIEDGTWQAIPGHLTILPQRIEFHPDRPWQVGSLYRYTLRSTNNTVNCGVNAICALDGAPIQTRQISQSSSTAPGPRQGGPNLVNHFLVSGEDRRFTVVSLRSLPAADVNANLVLDGAEQGVQDVGGTLVIPPNVLGMRLVSTSGVVTSANLGCSIGEDCPEKRFVYVASGALQAGVRRYDAEAEVNRRLLDGNPDTDDWTTGAIMADVFPNTLTTTGVFLEARALSLITIPLNTGPLVLRLDYKDNQPIQGFITDTADGPWFSTTFDLLIDAPELEPRLLIELGHDIRSKRVENVTLEGPLRFVDDGRLVLKVRNPDPLVIPANIDLLGIGLAGVVLEVPPLAVDLTFTFLPVKDF, from the coding sequence ATGAGCAGAATGCCCGTTCCCGTTCACCACCTTATGACCACGTTAATACTTGCCTCGCTTATCGTCGGCTGTGGTGACGATGCCGGCCAGATCACCAACCCATGGCAGCCTCCGGACAGCCTGATTTTTGCGTTTCCTTTTCCGGACCAGGACGAGGTGCCCGTCAGCACTCCCGTTGTGCTTAGATTTTCAAAAGCCCTCGACGACGACGTTGCTGCGGATATCGAGAACAGAGTGCAGCTTCGTCACCTTCCGGACGACAGCGTTGTCACGGTAGATTACAAAATTGTCAGCGAAGGCCGCGGGCTGGTTTTGCGCCCTGCCGCTGCCCCCCTGGTCGCCAACAGCAGCTACCAATTGGTGCTCACCGGAGACGGTCTTGGGTCGATCAATCCGGCACCGTTTGATGACTTCCGGTTCCACACTGCCGGGCTTCAGTCCGGCTCCCGGGACCTGGTTGGCTCGGGTCCGTTTGCCATGCTATCGGTGGCCCCACTGGATCAGGCCTCGTTACTGGTTGACAACCCGGATGCGGCGCATCCCGGTGACATGGATACCTTGCGCCTGGTGTTCAACCGAACGCTTGACCCTGCCAGCGTAACTTATGGTGAAACCGTCAGCTTGCTTGACAACAACGACATGCTTGTCGAGGCCTCCCTGTACTTGCAGGGGCGGTATCTCGCGCTTGACCCCAAGAACGATCTTGGTAGCGTCGAGCACCGGCTTGTGATTGATGGTGTTCGCAGTCGAGAAAATGAAACGTTTCCCTCGTTAGAGCGCCGGTTCACGCCGATGCAGACAATGCCGAGGGAAACGGCCATTCTCAGAGTCGGCACACTCGGTGAGGAGCAGCCTGATATGCTGTCACGCCTTACCGGGGAACCGTTGAATTCCGTCCCGGTAAGGTCATTCATTATTGGCAATGACAGCAGCACGGATCTGGTCGGCGATCTTGCTGCGGATCTCGCCTTTGTCCCTGACTTCCCGGACGCCGTGCCGCTACGCGTGCCCGCTGGGTCAGTGCTGCGCGGCTCGCCGGTGGATATCAACATTATTGGCGAAGTTGACTCCGGCCTCGAATCCGGCGGTGTGTTGGTCACGCTGCTCACCGATGCCAACGGTTATCTGATCCCCAACCCGCTCAGCAGTGCTGACGATGCACCACGTTATGCGCTATTGAATATGGATGTGGCAATGACGGCCGAGGGAACTGAAACCAACGCCGCACTCAGCCAGAACCTGCTCCATATACAGATTGCTGGTCTGGCCATCGTGGAGGATGGTGTACTGGTACTGGATGCCGTTGGTGTGGCGGAACCGGAAGTGCTCGGTCTCGAACGAGCTTCCGGGCTGTTGTCTTTCCGCATGGAGGCCTATGCCGATCAGCGCAATGCCCCGGTACCGGTCGAGGATACCCGCCCGTTGCAGCTGCAGTCCTGGGTACCGGGTGATGATTTTCAACCCAACGCCCGGCCGGGGGACCCGATTATTCTGAACTTCAACAAACCGCTAGACCCGGCTTCCGTGTTGCTTGATGGCGCCATTCAGGTGAGCATTGACGGCGCACCGGTTGCCCCCGATCTTGCCCCCATGCGGCATGACGGCGCGACCGTTATTATCGATGGCAGCCAGATTGTTCATAACATCGACATCGAGATAACCCTGACGTCGTTACTGCGAGATCTTCAGGGCAATCCACTCAATCAGGATCAGACCCTTTATCTGCGCCTGGCTGATTTTGTTCTTCCCGGCGGGAGTCCGGCCAACCTTCGATCCCCCCTGATTGCCAGTGTCTACCCAGGCTATCCCTGTGCCCTGGTTGACGCAGTGCTCACGGGTCCGCAGGAGGACTGGCGCAATGGCCGGTGTGACGGCGGCCAAAGCGATGACCCGCGTTATCCGATCCCGGAGCTCTTCGTGGAGCAGAGTCTGCGGGTAATTTTTAACCGCAGCATTGATCCCGGAAGCGTTAACGAAAGCACTTTCTTTGTTGAGCGCCGCATCGAAGATGGCACTTGGCAAGCCATTCCCGGTCACCTCACCATCCTGCCCCAAAGGATCGAGTTTCACCCCGATCGACCCTGGCAGGTGGGTAGCCTGTATCGCTATACCCTGCGTTCAACCAACAATACCGTGAACTGCGGTGTTAATGCGATTTGCGCACTCGATGGCGCCCCCATCCAGACCCGCCAGATATCACAAAGTAGCAGCACTGCCCCCGGCCCCCGCCAAGGCGGGCCGAACCTTGTCAACCATTTCCTCGTCAGTGGCGAAGATCGTCGCTTCACCGTGGTTTCGTTGCGATCACTGCCGGCGGCAGATGTAAATGCCAATCTTGTGCTGGATGGTGCGGAACAAGGTGTGCAGGACGTCGGCGGTACTCTTGTCATACCGCCCAATGTTCTTGGAATGAGACTTGTCAGTACCTCAGGGGTGGTGACGAGTGCCAATCTGGGCTGCTCTATTGGCGAGGATTGTCCAGAGAAACGATTCGTCTACGTCGCCAGCGGCGCCCTGCAGGCCGGAGTCCGGCGTTATGATGCAGAGGCGGAGGTCAACCGACGCCTACTCGACGGCAACCCCGACACGGACGACTGGACTACAGGCGCCATCATGGCCGACGTGTTCCCCAACACCCTGACTACAACCGGCGTTTTTCTTGAGGCACGCGCCTTAAGCCTGATCACCATCCCGCTGAATACGGGGCCTCTCGTACTGCGGCTAGACTATAAGGATAACCAGCCAATCCAGGGCTTTATCACCGATACAGCGGACGGACCCTGGTTCAGCACGACCTTTGACCTGTTGATCGACGCGCCGGAGCTGGAACCCCGACTTCTGATCGAGCTTGGTCATGATATCCGCAGCAAGCGCGTCGAAAATGTTACGCTCGAGGGCCCGTTGCGCTTCGTTGACGATGGCCGACTGGTTCTCAAGGTAAGAAATCCTGACCCATTGGTCATACCCGCAAATATAGACTTGCTGGGCATTGGTCTTGCCGGTGTAGTACTGGAAGTACCGCCCCTTGCCGTGGACCTGACCTTCACCTTCCTGCCGGTGAAAGATTTCTAG
- a CDS encoding OmpP1/FadL family transporter, with protein MKDSRLNNKSTNRSGMKLLAAPVTSWVMALMAAMCSSPVMAGAGDTANTYGLGPLNVGTAMAFSPFGSGAFAVYYNPAAMARSAEGEIIAVLQHGDQELRAKSLGGDAPLVRDNNVLNDQSSELLLFGLKTRLAGASDSIGPVYFGLNVGVDEYSGNILPFQADTSEQGQFLRYQSQPLYLAFGGAVGNLLRGVDVGLSFRLTLGANARLEAVSDLAGNTDTEKLSLEASPSLSPTVGVTLRPGEMLCGSSDCLPFGLDALETALFWRDESDFGVSVDANVVIPGVIPEPGLDLVLDTIDSYQPEVLGFGLLYPVNQLEFAASVELHRWSQLEKRFAGDTVRDQANTRFDDITIVRLGASYQWSDALKFHTGISVEDSPLKSTQSQDVNFLDSDRKIFAVGASYRFNDFPVVKQPLEFGVAYQYQQLDKAEFDLLSINSPTDPQPYERVQADGDIHVFSASASLKF; from the coding sequence ATGAAGGATTCACGTCTTAACAACAAGAGTACGAATAGAAGCGGAATGAAGCTTCTGGCGGCCCCCGTCACTTCTTGGGTTATGGCCCTGATGGCAGCCATGTGCAGCTCGCCAGTGATGGCGGGCGCCGGAGACACCGCAAACACTTATGGTCTTGGTCCGTTGAATGTCGGAACAGCCATGGCATTCAGCCCGTTCGGCTCAGGTGCCTTCGCGGTTTACTACAATCCTGCCGCCATGGCGCGCTCCGCGGAGGGTGAAATCATTGCAGTGCTTCAGCATGGCGATCAGGAGTTGCGCGCCAAATCCCTTGGCGGCGATGCACCGCTCGTACGTGATAATAACGTGCTGAACGATCAGAGTTCGGAGCTGCTGCTTTTCGGCTTGAAAACGCGGCTCGCGGGCGCTTCGGATTCTATCGGGCCGGTCTATTTTGGCCTGAACGTCGGCGTCGACGAATATTCCGGCAATATTCTGCCCTTTCAGGCCGATACGTCGGAGCAAGGGCAGTTTCTGCGTTATCAGTCCCAGCCGCTTTATCTGGCGTTCGGCGGCGCTGTCGGCAACCTCCTGCGCGGTGTCGATGTAGGGCTATCCTTCCGGTTGACACTTGGCGCCAACGCCCGGCTTGAAGCCGTCAGCGATCTCGCCGGCAATACTGATACCGAAAAGCTGTCTCTGGAGGCCTCCCCTTCCTTGTCCCCGACCGTCGGCGTAACGCTCCGGCCAGGGGAGATGCTGTGTGGGTCCAGCGACTGCCTGCCATTTGGCCTCGATGCGCTTGAAACAGCCCTGTTCTGGCGTGACGAAAGTGATTTTGGCGTGTCTGTGGACGCCAACGTGGTCATTCCAGGGGTGATTCCCGAGCCTGGCTTGGATCTCGTCCTCGACACCATCGATTCTTATCAACCCGAGGTTCTCGGGTTCGGCTTGCTGTACCCCGTTAACCAACTGGAATTTGCGGCATCTGTTGAGTTGCATCGCTGGTCGCAGCTGGAGAAGAGATTCGCCGGTGACACCGTTCGCGATCAGGCCAATACCCGCTTTGATGACATCACCATCGTGCGCCTCGGTGCCAGCTATCAGTGGTCCGACGCATTGAAATTCCATACTGGTATTTCCGTGGAGGACTCACCGCTTAAATCCACGCAATCACAGGATGTGAATTTCCTTGATTCCGACAGAAAGATTTTCGCCGTCGGCGCCAGTTATCGCTTCAATGACTTTCCCGTCGTCAAGCAGCCCCTAGAGTTTGGCGTTGCCTATCAGTATCAGCAGCTCGACAAGGCCGAATTCGATCTGCTTTCGATCAATTCACCCACAGATCCGCAGCCTTATGAACGGGTTCAGGCCGACGGCGACATTCATGTATTTTCCGCATCAGCTTCGCTGAAGTTCTGA
- a CDS encoding AraC family transcriptional regulator: MAGVSAAYVRLILQGEISADRLLAGTGLTAATLRDVEFVPWQTLARVFERLDQHQGEREPEWPIRLGERLNITSHGAVGFAALTAATVGEALETLVSCYRARITAVELLLHEEQGKYVLSLKDLTGDRVFFCRVALIIMKVVEALLEALLGQLPARAVQLTLPNWVADVGSVARLYRADTQPGSRFAVALPVAWRHLPSPLSEPTAHRENILESRRIIGQRGGFSTTSGMVEFLVRNALESGSAETVKAGVPPTLEAVAGRMNVTSRTLIRRLRAEGASYQGIVESLRQEYARRLLTDARLTVADVSLRLGYTEPANFGRAFRRWYGVSPAAWRKQAPGAAGGNPGS; encoded by the coding sequence ATGGCTGGTGTTTCGGCTGCCTATGTCCGTCTCATTCTTCAGGGAGAGATTTCGGCGGACCGCCTGCTGGCCGGCACGGGCCTAACGGCAGCTACCCTTCGAGATGTGGAGTTTGTCCCTTGGCAAACGCTTGCCCGGGTATTTGAACGGCTGGATCAGCATCAGGGCGAGCGCGAGCCCGAATGGCCGATTCGGCTGGGTGAGCGTCTCAACATTACTAGTCATGGTGCGGTGGGCTTTGCCGCCCTGACCGCCGCCACGGTCGGTGAGGCACTGGAAACGCTGGTAAGCTGTTATCGTGCGCGTATTACCGCCGTCGAGCTGCTGCTGCATGAGGAGCAGGGCAAGTATGTCCTGTCCCTGAAAGACCTGACTGGCGACAGGGTGTTTTTCTGTCGGGTGGCGCTGATCATCATGAAAGTGGTTGAAGCGCTGCTCGAGGCGCTGCTCGGCCAGCTTCCCGCCAGGGCCGTGCAGCTGACCCTGCCGAATTGGGTGGCGGATGTCGGTTCTGTTGCCCGGCTTTACCGGGCGGATACGCAACCTGGCAGCCGCTTTGCTGTTGCCCTTCCCGTTGCCTGGCGCCACCTGCCCTCGCCCCTGAGTGAGCCGACCGCACACCGGGAAAACATCCTCGAAAGCCGCCGGATCATCGGTCAGCGCGGTGGCTTCTCCACCACATCCGGGATGGTGGAGTTTCTTGTGCGTAATGCCCTGGAAAGCGGTTCTGCCGAAACTGTGAAGGCGGGCGTGCCGCCAACACTTGAGGCAGTGGCAGGGCGGATGAATGTCACTTCCCGCACTCTTATCCGTCGTCTGAGGGCAGAGGGAGCAAGCTACCAAGGTATCGTCGAGTCGTTGCGTCAAGAATACGCCCGGCGGCTGCTCACTGATGCAAGGTTGACTGTGGCGGATGTGTCTCTGCGTCTGGGCTACACCGAGCCGGCCAATTTCGGCCGGGCTTTCCGGCGCTGGTATGGGGTTTCGCCAGCGGCCTGGCGGAAGCAGGCTCCTGGGGCGGCTGGCGGGAATCCGGGGAGTTGA
- a CDS encoding alkane 1-monooxygenase — protein sequence MIVHHIARWPIKNNNPLNEVLTMSTTYQINHPEKGLIQYTDQKRYLWMASILLPLLAVSGVAGYFWLTSEWALLAPLVFLYGVVPALDNLFGSDENNPPEELVPQLEEDRYYRILTWLTVPMHFIVLFAMAWFVGTTELSLWAMVAVALTAGIYSGLGINTAHELGHKKPLLERRLARLALAVSTYGHFCVEHNRGHHRDVATGEDPASSRMGESIYKFMLREIPGAFRRGWEEEQQRLQRKGKSVWSLENEILQSYALSAVIQVGLIATFGWVMVPFLLIHNFWAWFQLTSANYIEHYGLLRERKENGRYEHCQPHHSWNANYIFSNILLFHLERHSDHHANPTRRYQSLRNFDNIPELPNGYFGMFLVAYIPWLWYRVMDKRLLALPHIQGDLSKVNIDPAKRDAILAHYGKQAV from the coding sequence ATGATCGTACACCACATTGCTCGGTGGCCGATCAAAAACAACAACCCGCTGAATGAGGTGCTGACAATGAGCACAACCTATCAGATCAACCACCCCGAAAAGGGGCTGATCCAGTACACCGATCAAAAACGCTATCTGTGGATGGCATCCATCCTGCTGCCTCTTCTGGCGGTATCCGGTGTGGCAGGCTATTTCTGGCTGACTAGCGAGTGGGCCCTGCTTGCGCCCTTGGTCTTTTTGTACGGCGTGGTCCCTGCGCTCGACAATCTGTTCGGCTCTGACGAAAACAACCCGCCCGAAGAACTGGTGCCGCAGCTGGAAGAAGACCGATATTACCGCATTCTCACCTGGCTGACCGTGCCGATGCATTTTATCGTGCTGTTTGCGATGGCCTGGTTTGTCGGCACCACGGAGCTGTCCCTCTGGGCTATGGTAGCCGTCGCCCTGACCGCTGGCATTTACAGCGGCCTTGGCATCAACACGGCGCATGAGCTTGGCCACAAGAAACCGCTGCTGGAGCGCCGACTGGCCCGGCTCGCGTTGGCGGTCAGCACCTACGGCCACTTCTGCGTGGAACACAATCGCGGCCACCATCGTGATGTTGCCACCGGGGAGGATCCGGCCTCTTCACGGATGGGGGAATCCATCTACAAGTTCATGCTTAGGGAAATTCCCGGCGCCTTCCGTCGCGGCTGGGAAGAAGAGCAGCAACGGCTACAGCGCAAGGGGAAATCAGTCTGGAGCCTCGAAAACGAAATCCTACAGTCCTACGCGCTCAGCGCAGTCATACAGGTAGGACTGATTGCCACCTTCGGCTGGGTCATGGTGCCGTTTCTTCTGATTCACAACTTCTGGGCCTGGTTCCAGTTGACCAGCGCCAACTACATCGAGCATTACGGGTTGTTGCGCGAGCGTAAGGAAAATGGCCGCTACGAGCACTGTCAGCCTCACCACAGCTGGAATGCCAACTACATTTTCAGCAACATCCTGCTGTTTCACCTTGAGCGTCATTCGGACCACCACGCTAACCCAACACGCCGATATCAAAGTCTTCGCAACTTTGACAACATTCCGGAGCTACCCAACGGTTACTTCGGCATGTTCCTGGTCGCCTACATCCCGTGGCTATGGTATCGGGTGATGGACAAGCGGTTGCTGGCACTGCCACATATTCAGGGAGACCTGAGCAAGGTCAATATCGACCCGGCCAAACGGGACGCTATCCTAGCCCACTATGGTAAGCAGGCGGTGTGA
- a CDS encoding NAD(P)/FAD-dependent oxidoreductase — MTEQKQDTTVIVGGGHAAGALLANLLQQKYQGTVVLVGEEPYPPYQRPPLSKAYLSGETDQKALLMKPLSAYESAGFQIRLGVRVDSIDRANRCVSLSDQSTLTYDRLVLATGSKVRRLSAPGVESTGIHYLHDIADADHLRDALAAGKRLVIVGGGYIGLEVAASATKRGVKVTVLEAAERLMQRVTGPQVSAFLHDKHTRAGVDVRLGSAVKGFKIGHQGHVEGVLLANGECVPADVVLVSIGVVAETDLAEAAGITCDDGILVDQYVRTNDPSILAIGDCTRHRNLFFDNTQRLECVSNAVDQARTAAAMLTGENKPYDSVPWFWSNQFGVRLQMVGLSAGHDQSVVRGSPDSETFAVFYLRNSHVVAVDAVNMPLAFMVGKKLVARRATVDAQLLADIEFDIKSLA; from the coding sequence ATGACAGAACAAAAGCAGGATACGACGGTTATTGTTGGCGGTGGACACGCTGCAGGTGCGCTTCTGGCAAACCTGCTACAACAAAAATATCAGGGCACGGTGGTTCTGGTTGGAGAGGAACCCTATCCACCCTATCAGCGCCCACCGCTGTCAAAAGCGTACCTCTCTGGTGAGACCGACCAGAAAGCTCTGCTGATGAAGCCACTCTCTGCCTACGAAAGTGCCGGCTTTCAGATACGCCTCGGTGTGCGTGTGGACAGCATAGACCGCGCCAACAGATGCGTCTCGTTATCGGATCAGAGCACATTAACCTACGATCGACTGGTTCTGGCCACTGGTTCGAAGGTTCGCCGACTGAGTGCCCCCGGGGTTGAATCAACCGGAATTCATTACCTGCATGATATCGCTGATGCAGATCACCTTCGCGATGCATTAGCCGCCGGAAAACGACTGGTGATTGTCGGTGGCGGGTATATCGGCCTGGAAGTCGCCGCCAGCGCGACCAAGCGCGGCGTCAAGGTTACCGTTCTGGAAGCCGCTGAGCGTTTGATGCAGCGAGTGACCGGGCCACAAGTGTCAGCTTTCCTGCATGACAAGCATACTCGCGCCGGCGTAGATGTGCGTCTGGGCTCTGCGGTAAAGGGTTTCAAAATCGGGCATCAGGGCCATGTTGAGGGCGTCTTGCTTGCCAACGGTGAATGTGTGCCCGCCGACGTCGTGCTTGTTTCTATCGGCGTTGTCGCCGAAACGGATCTGGCCGAAGCCGCCGGTATCACCTGCGACGATGGCATTCTCGTTGATCAGTATGTACGGACTAACGATCCTTCCATTCTGGCAATCGGCGACTGCACACGTCACCGCAATCTTTTTTTTGACAACACGCAGCGCTTGGAATGTGTCTCCAATGCGGTTGATCAGGCACGCACAGCGGCGGCGATGCTGACGGGGGAAAATAAACCCTACGACAGTGTGCCCTGGTTCTGGTCGAATCAGTTTGGTGTTCGCTTGCAGATGGTGGGTCTTTCCGCAGGTCATGATCAAAGCGTGGTCCGAGGGAGCCCGGACAGCGAAACGTTTGCGGTTTTCTACCTTCGAAACAGCCATGTTGTCGCGGTCGATGCCGTGAACATGCCATTGGCGTTTATGGTGGGAAAGAAGCTGGTTGCCCGACGAGCTACCGTAGACGCGCAGTTACTCGCTGACATCGAGTTTGACATCAAGTCGCTAGCATGA
- a CDS encoding cytochrome P450: MTTTQTKIVNATSRIIPMHLQIRALKNVMAAKKKIFGASRPAPNFIEKPVADVTTLKLEDIDLSNPFLYRQNQWDTYAKRLRDEAPVHYQKSSYFGPFWSVMRYEDILFVDKNHQLFSSEPQIVLGDPPDGLSVEMFIAMDPPKHDIQRRAVQSVVAPKNLKEMETLIRGRTEEVLDSLPLGVPFNWVPVVSKELTGRMLATLLDFPYEERHKLVDWSDRLSGAAQATGGEFSDEGAMFDDAADMAQAFSTLWRSKEARRAAGEEPGFDLISLMQSNDDTKDLINRPMEFIGNLALLIVGGNDTTRNSMSGGVLALNQFPEEFTKLKANPDLIPNMVSEIIRWQTPLAHMRRIATQDVEVGGQTIRKGDRVIMWYASGNRDERKFENPDRLVIDRKEARNHIAFGYGIHRCMGNRLAELQLRILWEELLKRFDNIEVVGEPERVQSNFVRGYSTLMVKLTAKD; encoded by the coding sequence ATGACCACGACCCAGACGAAAATCGTCAACGCAACTTCTCGCATTATCCCAATGCATCTTCAGATTCGGGCCCTCAAGAATGTCATGGCGGCCAAAAAGAAGATCTTTGGTGCCAGTCGACCGGCACCGAATTTTATCGAGAAGCCCGTTGCCGATGTGACAACCCTGAAACTCGAGGATATCGACCTCAGCAACCCGTTCCTTTATCGGCAGAATCAGTGGGATACCTATGCTAAGCGTCTACGTGATGAAGCGCCGGTGCACTATCAGAAAAGCAGCTATTTTGGCCCGTTCTGGTCAGTGATGCGTTACGAAGACATACTCTTTGTTGACAAGAATCATCAGCTGTTTTCTTCCGAGCCGCAGATCGTGCTGGGCGACCCGCCAGACGGCCTGTCGGTGGAGATGTTTATCGCCATGGATCCACCCAAGCACGACATTCAGCGTCGGGCTGTGCAAAGCGTGGTAGCGCCAAAGAACCTCAAGGAAATGGAAACCCTGATACGCGGCCGCACGGAAGAGGTGCTTGACAGCCTGCCGCTGGGCGTCCCCTTCAACTGGGTGCCTGTGGTATCGAAAGAGCTGACCGGTCGCATGCTGGCCACGCTGCTTGATTTCCCTTATGAGGAGCGCCACAAGCTGGTTGACTGGTCCGACCGATTGTCTGGCGCCGCGCAAGCAACCGGCGGCGAGTTTTCTGACGAAGGTGCCATGTTTGATGACGCAGCCGACATGGCTCAGGCCTTTTCAACACTTTGGCGAAGCAAAGAAGCACGCCGCGCCGCTGGCGAAGAACCTGGCTTTGACCTTATCAGCCTGATGCAGAGCAACGACGACACAAAGGACCTGATCAACCGGCCGATGGAGTTCATCGGCAATCTCGCCCTGTTGATTGTTGGCGGTAACGACACCACACGTAACTCAATGAGTGGCGGTGTGCTGGCGTTGAATCAGTTTCCCGAAGAGTTCACCAAGTTGAAAGCGAACCCGGATCTCATACCCAACATGGTATCCGAGATAATTCGCTGGCAGACCCCCTTGGCGCATATGCGACGTATAGCAACCCAGGATGTCGAAGTTGGCGGCCAGACCATCAGAAAAGGGGACCGTGTCATAATGTGGTACGCATCAGGAAACCGCGACGAACGAAAGTTCGAAAACCCGGACCGGCTTGTTATCGATCGCAAGGAAGCGCGTAACCATATCGCATTCGGATACGGCATCCATCGTTGCATGGGCAATCGCCTGGCGGAATTGCAGTTGCGCATACTCTGGGAGGAACTTCTCAAGCGCTTCGACAATATCGAGGTGGTCGGCGAACCTGAACGGGTGCAGTCAAACTTTGTCCGTGGCTATTCAACATTGATGGTCAAACTGACAGCGAAGGACTGA
- a CDS encoding GGDEF domain-containing protein, giving the protein MPDHKNRPMYQRNFQDEFSWFSNPLDWRPIERLILLAALVMLAPILFGGALAFALAFAPEYINRGVGYGLLTLYATQFVVLSVYLLQARYRRAFHSDYPALENALIILFMASVMTTGFLTGTHLSNGLLTLFLGINIASALADVGKVRLAYIAGFTLTVVFTVAGDIYHLWPHAPLFQRSPMLIDGQPVSGWLAIQIITGSVLLMLLGVCVAAVRRWVERESLYREMSIIDGLTRLTNRRALLERGEKELARAQRMPTGATSGFGCIMLDLDHFKEINDTWGHHAGDEVLVTVGDILMNCARRYDEVGRFGGEEFVILLPGVTLDTALAIAERIRGKIALTDIRANDYPIPVTASLGVAVYPASGINNLNDLLKAADKALYRAKQAGRNRVEAMTDAA; this is encoded by the coding sequence ATGCCAGACCACAAAAACAGGCCCATGTACCAGAGGAATTTCCAGGACGAGTTCAGCTGGTTCAGCAATCCGCTCGACTGGAGGCCGATAGAACGGCTGATCCTACTGGCCGCTCTGGTCATGCTGGCACCGATACTATTCGGCGGCGCCCTCGCCTTCGCGCTTGCCTTCGCCCCGGAATATATCAACCGGGGAGTCGGCTATGGCCTACTCACGCTTTATGCAACCCAGTTTGTGGTACTCAGCGTTTATCTGCTGCAGGCCCGTTACCGGCGCGCCTTTCACTCCGATTATCCGGCACTCGAAAACGCATTGATTATCCTGTTTATGGCAAGCGTTATGACGACCGGCTTCCTGACCGGCACCCATCTAAGCAACGGTTTGCTGACGCTGTTTCTGGGGATCAATATCGCCTCCGCACTGGCCGACGTTGGCAAGGTGCGGCTTGCCTATATCGCAGGCTTCACCCTGACTGTCGTTTTCACCGTCGCCGGCGATATTTACCACCTCTGGCCCCATGCCCCGCTGTTCCAGCGATCACCGATGCTGATCGACGGCCAACCGGTGTCCGGCTGGCTGGCCATACAGATCATTACCGGCTCGGTACTGCTCATGCTGCTCGGGGTCTGCGTCGCTGCGGTGCGCCGCTGGGTGGAGCGCGAAAGCCTCTATCGGGAAATGTCTATCATCGACGGGCTCACCCGGCTGACCAACCGTCGCGCCCTTCTGGAGCGCGGCGAGAAGGAGCTCGCAAGAGCCCAGCGCATGCCGACCGGGGCGACATCAGGCTTCGGTTGCATCATGCTCGACCTCGATCATTTCAAGGAGATCAATGACACCTGGGGGCATCATGCCGGGGACGAGGTACTGGTGACGGTGGGCGATATCCTGATGAATTGCGCGCGCCGCTATGACGAGGTAGGCCGCTTTGGCGGCGAAGAATTCGTTATCCTTCTGCCGGGGGTCACGCTGGACACGGCGCTGGCCATCGCCGAGCGTATTCGCGGGAAAATTGCCCTCACCGATATCCGGGCAAACGATTACCCGATCCCCGTCACGGCAAGTCTCGGCGTCGCCGTCTACCCGGCATCCGGGATCAACAACCTCAACGATCTGCTCAAGGCCGCTGACAAAGCCCTTTACAGGGCGAAGCAAGCCGGTCGTAACCGGGTAGAGGCCATGACTGACGCTGCGTGA
- a CDS encoding rubredoxin encodes MAIYRCSGCGHTFDEALGDPREGYPPMAFADLPEDFTCPNCGVRHKEDFVRDENRGE; translated from the coding sequence ATGGCGATTTACCGTTGCAGTGGCTGCGGCCATACGTTTGACGAGGCCTTGGGCGATCCGCGCGAGGGCTACCCACCCATGGCCTTCGCCGACTTGCCGGAGGACTTCACCTGCCCCAATTGTGGTGTTCGGCACAAGGAGGACTTTGTCCGCGACGAAAATAGGGGGGAGTAA